The Candidozyma auris chromosome 1, complete sequence genome includes a region encoding these proteins:
- the VAC7 gene encoding Vac7p has protein sequence MVTEKPSSSKPPRPVSISIPSNQAPQEESSAKGGTDAKPPVPTPDATEGANSSSKASSSAIVSPSVASEAKNSPFPHTLASGTQSVTGAGSSANQSALNVAEGPSVINKQLLSKLNKSLKEKQRIINNSKSDSKNPASIQKIVTTSPVHGTFPGNVSDKNEEKPDSSGAGGDRSNDHHERSANDNEPLLHPPSGHSRTETPLSALPSLKGSTSKVDQDHSKSKKKISKQNSTRTDFFAAKLASAVDDVDTSDSDETFVYENSNNDFEAPNASSSKAGPATLHRDDTDVSTNNNANANANSGSNNNVSSAGVVHENESASASVRNMTPLDSAVQSPSVEKKEHDEPSALATLPNPIYQRAESIHSVQSSKWNLRNTVTNSNVTPPTTQVVRNQQNPMSAHGSNSCSEVHSFANPYIDLNKGGSIKNVRKSSSQSLINNDHKANLNLSPRYAASNQNFGFNSPGAHSHEGSHDRYSFDEDGIMCDEVSYQGDVASVCTDFNNTVTQSSEQPKDDHLALNSRSTDKNHRSSTTSSKLRSTTSKLFDKKGAQPRRYSIIPDDIDIEDFDDDLIYYDNNNIRFPYNSQNGSHLNESTSLLNHHRMPHYRSLNLSNTGPRQHVNNKRYSSMGFNNRAPSGNNIYPFPYHDQKYQFDLDNYDEEATMDSPDEVHAKSIFANRNNLSPSNTHFRLPRKVSDDSMRKGRVRCLKSFVYTMVSIVLILAIGFIMGFLLASTKELSNLSIVNINNALVSQDELLFSVIVEAVNPGWFTVSIEDVEIDIFAKSGYLKDESAGTSESTVETVLLGSVTSFESTVDFHRSFFNREFQQQKGEIKLVAPGRNLTGSIDTALLQSVGDMEETENPDNSEKWEIIRKHPFDLILRGVLKYKLPLSNTEKSAVVDKVGYIDPEVPQGII, from the coding sequence ATGGTCACAGAAAAACCGCTGTCGTCAAAACCGCCTAGGCCTGTTTCCATCAGCATTCCTTCCAACCAGGctccacaagaagaatcacTGGCCAAAGGAGGAACTGACGCTAAACCCCCAGTGCCGACGCCAGACGCGACTGAAGGGGCAAATTCCTCGTCAaaagcatcttcttcggcTATAGTATCGCCTCTGGTAGCGTCAGAAGCTAAGAATTCGCCCTTTCCTCATACGCTAGCGTCAGGTACGCAGAGTGTCACTGGAGCAGGCTCTTCAGCGAACCAAAGTGCTTTGAACGTGGCAGAGGGGCCCAGCGTGATCAACAAGCAGCTTTTGTCgaagttgaacaagtccttgaaggagaaacagagaatcatcaacaacagcaaGTCTGACTCGAAGAACCCGGCACTGATCCAGAAGATCGTCACTACGTCACCTGTGCACGGTACGTTTCCAGGAAATGTGAGTGACAAGAACGAGGAGAAACCTGACAGTTCGGGGGCAGGTGGTGATCGCTCCAACGATCATCACGAGAGATCCGCCAATGACAACGAACCGCTTCTACATCCACCCTCAGGCCATAGCCGAACAGAAACACCGCTTTCGGCGCTACCCTCTCTCAAGGGAAGCACGTCGAAGGTGGATCAGGATCATAGCAaatcgaagaaaaagatctcCAAACAAAACTCAACAAGGACAGattttttcgcagccaagttGGCCTCTGCTGTGGACGACGTGGACACCTCGGATAGCGACGAGACTTTTGTGTACGAGAACAGCAACAACGACTTCGAGGCACCAAACGCGTCCTCCAGTAAGGCTGGGCCAGCAACGCTACATCGTGACGACACTGATGTCAGTACCAATAACAATGCCAATGCCAATGCGAATAGCggcagcaacaacaatgTGTCCTCTGCTGGCGTTGTGcatgaaaatgaaagtGCTAGTGCTAGTGTACGGAACATGACGCCGTTGGATTCTGCCGTTCAGAGCCCGTcagtggagaagaaagagcacGACGAGCCCAGTGCGCTTGCAACACTCCCAAACCCCATATATCAAAGAGCAGAGCTGATTCATTCAGTGCAGTCGTCAAAATGGAACCTCAGAAATACGGTCACCAATTCGAATGTGacacctccaacaactcaggTTGTTCGCAACCAACAGAACCCCATGAGTGCCCATGGGTCTAATTCATGCTCGGAAGTGCACCTGTTCGCCAACCCATACATCGATCTCAACAAGGGTGGCTCGATCAAAAATGTCAGGAAGTCAAGCTCTCAGTCGCTCATAAACAACGATCACAAGGCAAATCTAAATCTTTCACCTCGTTATGCCGCCTCGAACCAGAACTTCGGATTCAATTCACCTGGCGCCCACAGCCATGAGGGTTCGCATGACAGATACTCTTTTGATGAGGACGGTATCATGTGTGACGAGGTTTCGTATCAGGGCGACGTTGCTCTGGTATGCACTGATTTTAATAACACGGTAACTCAGTCCTCGGAGCAACCAAAAGATGATCATTTGGCCCTCAACAGCAGGAGCACAGACAAAAACCACAGATCCTCCACGACGTCGCTGAAACTCAGATCGACGACTTCTAAGTTGTTCGACAAAAAGGGCGCTCAGCCAAGGCGCTACAGTATTATACCTGACGATATCGACATTGAGGATTTTGACGACGACTTAATTTATTAcgacaacaacaacattCGTTTTCCATACAATAGCCAGAACGGGAGCCACCTTAATGAATCCACCTCGTTACTTAACCATCACCGCATGCCCCACTATCGTTCACTCAACTTGAGTAACACAGGTCCCCGTCAACATGTCAACAATAAGCGATACTCATCGATGGGTTTCAATAACAGAGCTCCGCTGGGCAACAACATATATCCCTTTCCGTACCACGATCAAAAATATCAGTTTGATTTGGATAACTACGATGAAGAGGCTACAATGGATAGTCCTGACGAAGTGCATGCTAAGTCCATCTTTGCCAATCGGAACAATCTTTCACCCAGCAACACTCACTTCAGGCTTCCTAGAAAGGTATCTGATGACAGTATGAGGAAAGGCCGTGTGAGATGCTTAAAAAGCTTTGTCTACACTATGGTGTCTATCGTATTGATATTAGCCATCGGTTTCATCATGGGATTCTTGCTCGCTTCCACTAAAGAACTTTCCAACTTGTCGATTGTGAATATCAACAATGCACTAGTGAGCCAGGATGAGCTACTATTCAGTGTTATTGTGGAGGCAGTCAACCCAGGCTGGTTCACGGTCTCTATCGAGGATGTTGAAATCGACATTTTTGCCAAGAGTGGCTATCTCAAGGACGAGCTGGCTGGAACTCTGGAGAGCACTGTAGAAACCGTGTTGTTAGGCAGCGTGACAAGTTTTGAGTCTACGGTCGACTTCCACCGCAGTTTCTTCAATAGAGAGttccagcagcagaagGGTGAAATTAAGCTTGTGGCACCTGGACGCAATCTTACAGGAAGTATCGATACGGCACTTTTGCAAAGTGTTGGAGACAtggaagaaacagagaatCCAGACAACTCGGAGAAGTGGGAAATTATACGAAAGCATCCCTTTGATCTCATATTGAGGGGCGTGTTGAAGTACAAGTTGCCGCTCTCCAACACAGAGAAGTCAGCCGTGGTGGATAAAGTAGGCTACATCGATCCCGAAGTTCCTCAGGGGATAATATAA